A segment of the Myripristis murdjan chromosome 20, fMyrMur1.1, whole genome shotgun sequence genome:
ACAAATATGTAGGCTTGGCAATATGATCACAATTGTTCGCAAACACTTTAAGACAATAGCTGCATCAAAGAACATACGCATGCAGGAACACACTGAACAATGAATAACAGACACATTTAGAACAAATGGCCTTTAAACCAATACAAACATTAGGACCTGCATACCTGCCAGTAAAAACAGCAGATTTACTGcaagcactttgtgacaataTGAAATCACTTGCGACGGCGCCTAACATTCACAGAAACAAAGGAACAAACTAACCAATGAATAATAGAGCGATTTACCGGAGAACAGTACTGTAACATCAGAATTAGATCAGTAGGGCTAATGTACTGTAGGGTATTTAAGAGTCATGCGTAGCTTGTTGtggcaagagagaaaaaaacaggactAGCCATTAGGTTGACCAGTCATTCCATATTATCGGGGGTCGGATAATGAAGGTCTTCCTGTTtgacaataataaaacagaaccGCCGTGATGCTCGGCATTCAGTTTTTGTGCACAGCTATATGAGAGAGTACAAACTGTGGTTCAGAACACCACAAACTGAACAATACAAGAAGCGTCATAACAGCAGTCACTGACAAGAGGCTGCTATGACAGGCCTCTACAGAAACAAAAGCTACATGCTTTTAAGGCAGAAGGTATCAGCTGGGTTTGAGTGGGCCACATTTACTTCTGACAGTGACAACGTTCAGAAAGGGGTCTTTCAAAAAGCAGCACACATGCTCCATCACATAAGCCAACCTCcttgacacacactcagacctACTGATTTGCCTAATGTGCAATCAGAGCTGGAGCCCCTCACACCATCAATAATGCAGTACTCCAGTTATCACTGACATTGTTTCCAGGGGCCCAAAAGGAGTGCAAAAGAGGAACATTATGACAGGATGTCATGCCTGTTGAGAGGTGGAAGGGTAGTAGCTTGTTACGTTGATCTAATTTTCCCTACACTTGCCCAATCTCTATTTTtaggctgtcaggctgctgaTATGTGTGGAATAAGATTGGTGAGTTAAGCTCATCTCTTCAAACAGGGTTTCATGGGAGCGCTCCACTGGTGTTTAAATGAGTGAATCCTGGCTCCAAGGTTTCCAAACCAAGGATCATTCCATTAGCAACCACAGGACCAGTACGCCTCATGTGATTATTATAAGCAACCAGAAATAGGTGGAGAAGTTTATTCATGCAGGTCTTGAGTACTCCAATTTTGACAAGGGCACTATTATGGAGTAGGATATGtagtatacacacatatatagcaAATTTTACTCACTCTGTACCTTCCAACCTGCTGCATACAATTCTGGTTACCACTTTCACAGGTTATAGAAATCATTCCTTGATTATCACCATCAGACTCTGAAAGCTGCTTATCTTAGAGAAAATTCCCTTagtttcaaacagaaaagagaagacCTTCATGGTAACACCTCAATATTAATGATTTGTCAGACAAACAGACTGTTACTAAGCAACATGCACTGAGAACAGCTGAATGTTCAGTCAGTATGAGTGCCCTTTGGTTGATTTAACGCTCAACTCTGAGCTGATGACAAATAAGTCAGTGCTGCTTACCTGAGGTGAATCAAAAGGATATCGACTACTAAATTTGAAAAGCAGCTGAAATTTCTCTCCTTCATAGAGTGTGCCAGGAGCTCCCTCCATGTCTACAATCCacctggaaaaaaagacaaaatgttaaTTAGACATATTAAAAATCATGTTGGCATActgtcaaacaaaaacagttaaacATACTGTTGATCATCCAAACATAAATAATCAGTGTTGCTCACATACGTTATACTTGGACATCCCAAGCAGTGTTAATTCAATCAATGAATTCTTGAATGAAAAATAGTCACTCACATCCCCTTTTTTTATGACAATGACATAACAGTGACCTTAAGCAGTTGCTTTACgaaaacaaaaattaagatGATAAATCTTTTTCATTTATCTCCTTTGAAAACTGACAAGACAAAAATGTCAGAGATAGACTAATAGACAgtcacaaataaacataaatctGCCTCCCTTTTGACAACAAGACTGACAACCTATCAGAGGTCTAAGCTGCTTTAATGGGAAGTCCATCTGCAGAATATCTTTCTTGTGAATTTCTAACAACAGAGATAACACCGGTGCATTCACAGGATAACCTCTggacaaataaatgttttaagaGGCAGAAACTCTTAATTTCAGCATCCATTTCCTGGTCCTGTGAAAGCAACATGGAGCTGCACTAACTTAATGCAAGCAAGGGGACTGCAAGAAGAATAAGTCAAGGAagctcagaattttttttagaaGTGTACTAGTGattaaaattatttgaaaattatttgaaGTGCTTCTGACTAAAACTTGACTGAGACtaatgtaaaagtaaaactaaaattcaaatacctgtcaaaattaacaaaattaacactgcacCCAAGTAGTCGACCCACTCATGGTTTCCCATTACTGAAACAGTTTCATATCACCCCCGCGCCCCTTCGTGTTCACAGTCACCATGTAATCAGCACTACCATTTggcaagacacacacagtcttaaaCATGTTATTAGCAGGGCTGGGTATCAAAATTCATTACCTTTAAGCTACCTTAAATGCTTTGCCACTAAAGTAATGGACAAAGGAAGTGTCATTCAGGACCACATTGCTTTCAACACATCATTACCTACAAGCTGCCTCCACCTGCAGCTCACCTGCTGTTGTGAAAACCCAACTGCAGGtgaaaaaacatccaaaatacGAGTTGTGCTTTTGGGGgacaacacactgctgacaaggAAAGCCAACAGAGCAGATACACAGagcaggagaaacagaaagaggtgGGGCTGGCAAGTgtgtatgcaggtgtgtgtgtgtgtgtatgtgagagagagagagagaaagagagaaagaaaaaaaagagagagagagagagagagagagagagagagagagagagaggaagagaactgagaaaaatataattaataaaataaataaaataagatggaGAATGAACTACaattaaaattgtaaaatatgaAGTACTACAAAAAGGCTAATGTATCCTTTCAAATAATTCAACAGACAATTATATTCACCTAATAATAAAGTCCAGTGCATAACGTGCCCAGGGATTGCTCATGAGGGCAGAGACCTCAGAGAATAAGGAAAAGGAACATTGATGGCAGCACCACAATCTCTGACCTAATTTCTTCCAGGCAAGCAGAGCAGATACGACACCAAAGAGATGTGTGGTTGTTATGCGGCCTTGTGTCTCTTTCAACTTTAACCTGAAGCAATCTAGCATTTAGGCCTACATACAGGTCAATCCTGTTTAAAACTCCTGCCTCACATAGGCTAGTTACCCAGGTGCCTGAAAGGAGCTTTCCTTGCCATCAGGAAGGACAGCTTAGAGGCGAGTGGTGTCGCTGTGCATGATGCCTAGGCTACACCTGATCCAATCCACTCCGAAAACAGGAGAGGACTCTGAGGACATTCTGCTCAACTTGCTCAAATTCCCCATAGGCTGGTGATTATATGATCAGgtcaacaaaaataacagcaagCTATTTAGTGAAAGTGGGCAGAGTACAAACTAAGCACAGATACAGTATGGCAGGCTCTGCGGTGCTTACACACAGGAGCAGGGCTCTCCTTGTTTGCAGTGGCTCACTCTTGTTTCGCCATCAAGTTCTGCTGTCCGCACTATCACACAGTCGAGAAAAACACATCATAATGTAGTGGGCAGCACCCAGAGACGGAGTGTACTATATAAACAAAAGctataaaactgaaaacacctTGTCACCTTATCACTGTCACATGTGCAGCATTGTCTCCAATGAGCTTTGGTCATTGcttctcttaaaaaaaaggaTAAGGTTAGCTTGAATGTCAAGCAGAAACACTGTTTGTATGTTGCACCAGAGGGACTTTAGATAAAAAGATCTAGCCTAAATACAACAACTAAAGTACAGTCAGTGACTATAGCTGTATAAACCAGCCCATCAAGTGAGACAGaagacagcagaaaaaaagaaaaaagaaaaaaaaaaacacacacacacacctacatactATCACACATACCATCTCCAGTACACATGCAAGCCAGCTCAACTGGTCTGGAGAGTTGtcattcatgtaaaaaaaaaaaacagcacagtcaTTCAATTGGACCAGCTGATTGTTGTGTAACAACACAAAGAGGCAAATGCACACATAATGCATCTGTCATTGCCAAAAGATTTAGGTTAACACGGAAAAACCACTAACCACAATCCAATTTATTGCCTCCATAAGACAGCAAAACTCCAGCTAGCACGGCTGGTAGAAGACCAGCTCAACAGTATGACAAGGTGGTAACTGCCAAAGACAATGCTGCAAGTCTGCAGTTCAAAGACATTTGAATAACAGCCAAAACCCTTTTTATGGCACAACAACTCAATTCATCTTTACTGCTTCGCAGAGACAACTGCAGTCAAGCCGCAATAGCAACCAAGGAGGTTTAGGGGGTACGCCAAGATACCCAGACAAAAAGGTCAGCTAAGAAGTCTCTGTTCCTTGCTACCTTAGCCTCAAGCTTGCATGCCAACTGTTAAATATTTTATAAGGATGAATAGTGACACTGTACATTAGAGACGTTCTACTGAGGACCCAGAGCTGCCAGTCACCGGAATGACCCCGATTCCTCTACATCAGTCACTGCTGAAGCTACAACAGCACAGTTGTCTgtgcatcaagaaaaaaaaatactactgtAACTATAATTACTGTTGCCACCACTACATGTGCAGGACCAGGCATGCCACAGCCTGTTGTCATAATAATGCAGGACTTATAAAAAGACCACGTGGGATGTGTGTAATTTTCAGTAGACATAATCTAGGCACACAACCTTCAGTGAATACAAGTGTTGCCAGTGTATATTTAATGAacgcatatgtatgtgtgtaaatatatctCTGCATTTCAAAATATAATTATGTTGCCATGTTGGCGCACAAGACTGAAACATACTTACTGTGTGATCGTGTTCTGTACACTTTTTTCATTGAGTGTCATTCCTGGGGGTGGATCATTTTGCAGGGCTAACAGTTCCTTTTGTAGCCTTTTCTGTTGGAAAAAGCATGTTCAAGTTTCTTAAACACATCCTGCATATGCAGATATTGAGCTAAACGCTGGGGAAGTTAAGGAGGTAATTTAATAAAGAATATGAATCTGGCTGTAAAATAACAATAGCTACTAAATCTGTCATTTCATTTGAGTTTCATTATAACCGCCGCTgacaatgtaaacaaacactgaaatgtcacgGTTGCATACAAAGACAGGATGGATCAGTCGTGATTACAGCTCATATCATTAAAGTGTAAATCTAAACTCCACCGTGATCAGTGAGCCACACTGAGCAGCGACTGGCTCCAGACAGAGGATGTTACTACCTGGAACAAAATTAATCCGCTGCTAACCAGTGACATGCTAACGTTACGTATTTGACACAGGCGGCACTTTTATTACGTGCGTAACGTTAGGTTGTTTTAacaattgagattttttttaatgtattctgAATATATTGTTTGATTCGATACACGGCTGGAAATTCACCCGATGCACCTGTTCAGCTCCGGGGTGGACAGGAGTGGGTCAATTTGAGCACCGTTTCGCTACCACTCAAGGTAGCCTGCTAGCCGAGCAACATCAGCCAGCTAACAAACCAACAGTCAATTAAGTCGCACgtcaagaataaaaaaaaaaacccgaaaAATTATCACCTCACACCTACAATAACCGGCGGTATATATTTCTAAGTGTACGTCAATGTTTAATTATATTGTTATGTCAACCTGTTAGCTGTGTCTCGAGCTAGTTCCTAACAACGCTTGCTAGCCTTGGCTTGGggctgttgatgatgatgatgtgctaGCTATGTTGCTAGCCAAGACCAATCGCTAAACCCCGGACAGTTTAACATAAATCTCGTCACTGCCGCTTTAATGTGGCTACTACATCGAATAGATACATTTACGCAGATGAATTGGTCAACCAAGAGCCCCGTGAAAACCGACGTGAAGGTCAGGTAAATTAATAAGTATGCGATCGCTGGCAGTTGTATTCTTACCTGCATCGACGCCATGATGGAAACCCCCCTGCATCAGAGCAGAGCAACGCAGAGCTGTACGTCAGGGGCGTCACGTGGCCGGGGGAGCGTTGTTttgacagaacaaaacaaaccactgaGCCGCACCGTTTTCGCGACGTTGACAGAGAAGTCCACATGAGCCCTCATTCACTGCAAGGCCACAATGAAGtatgcagcacaaaaaaaaataaaataaagtcaatCCCAGCTGAGACCTGTTGGTTTAGATCTGATTCTAAAAATGGATGAGACGACATCCGGGCGTGACAGGGTCAGTGACCTCTGCTCAAGGAGGGATGACCTGCCTGACAACTCCGTCATACCATACCGCATATTCCGTGATCATTATAACATCTAGAGCTAATACAGTCCCGTAATGAACGAGAACAGTCAACATTATATGAGCCAAATGTTTAGCATGAGGCGCACTATCACGAATACACACTTTATACCAGTTAGAACATTAAGTAATCCATATGTTCACATAATAAAATCGATTCCTTATGACAGATTATGAATGTGTCACATGATTTGTATTATAGTTTTGTTGGTTtaatttttcctctttaaattACAACTCTTAtaagactttatttatttattgttaaaaataaagaataagtccAAAACTAATTTAAGAGAAAGCAGACCCCTTTATTAATGAAGGCCAAATTACCTCAAGAGCATgctaaaaatgatttattctcAGCAAACGTGTTTCCTGCAGGAACACGTTTGGTTACATCCCCTAGCCATGGGGAACAGAGCCTCATCAGTTTGACATACCTGGCTCATACAGGGtttcctgggggaaaaaaatgcactatCACCCTCCAGCCACTACATGCTCAACGTGAGATGGGGGAGCTGTCAGTGTGGCTTCTTTGTTCCAGTTCGTTGTgttcctgttttcctgtgtgacACTACATGGGAACCTAGTAGAGTAATGGCTCAAAAGAGGCTCTTAACATAGTCATACCATAAGCGTAACCTGTTATGTCATGTTTCAAGATGATGAAACATCACAATGTGCTGACTGTGTGCTTCTGATTCCTCATGGGGTTATGAGCAATGGCATCTACTTAGAATTACAAAATCACTACTACCCATCTCGTACTTCTAGTAATCTAGtgtcagtcagaaaaaaaaacaatgtatatgACCCTGTGTTTCTCTGCAACATGCACCATACACACTACTCAACCTTCGTATTGGATAGTGCAGTCACAGTATACCTAATTAACAAACACTTCATTGTCATTCAGAGTGTCCTTCCTCTAATAGAGATAGATCAGCTGTTCACAGGCACTGAGCCAGTTCTTCTTGGCAGATTTTCTGTTGATAACCTTAAAAAGTCATTTGGAGTCAGATTATTAGTCTTCCTGAATCCATTTTCATCCCCCGGCCTTCTGTTTAGGAAGATTCCTGCACTCATGTGGTAGTAAGACCTTACATCTCTAGTCACAGAAGACACATTTTGGAGATATTATCACAGTGCATTTAAGATAATGTGTAAATTATAACCCATGACAAAAATACCAGCTCTATTCAGTATTATTGCAGAAGAATTGAGCAGTGTGCCACAAAGATGACAACTGCAGGGTTTTGAATCCAGTGTGCTTTTGCTACTTTAAAAGATACATGCTGCAATGAATGACACTTTTATGCTGCAATGCTTCTAGTGAATTTGTTTACTTACATTTTCCCTTGTTATATTGTTGTCATAATAGACACGAACAAAACATCGAGGTAACCTTTTTATCTTCCAAATTATGTTTCTGTTGAACCAACCGAGGAAGTATAAAAAGCAGCAATTCTCCAAGACAAACGTCTATTTAAAGATATTTCCCAAATGACGTACAAAGTTTAATACTGAATATTGGCGTGTACAATTTCTCTATCAGCTAGTTTGCAACTCCCTTCAAATCCATACCTTAAAATTGCACCTATAAAACAATTTCCAATATTTACATTAACAAGAACAAATGGACCAAATGTGTGATGTAGGTTCTTTGTGAAAGCTGTATTCAAAGTCCAGTGAACCGAGCATATCAAACAAGGTAGCAATTAGCACCGAGGCACTCACCAAACAAGTCTTTATTAAGATGGATAGCTGAGGAAAGATTTCTAAGGGgtaaccacattttttttttttttttttttacattctggGGCAACTGGTGCAACCTTCCATATCcatttattatattaaaatgaaatattttattattaataaaatgCGAACAGAATGCCAGGTGCAAAAGAAATTTTAACATACATCTcataatgacattttcattcatggTTTTATATGATGTACATGGCAAAACAAGTTAAATagtgaaaaaagaaatctaaaaatgttttaagCCGCTACATtatcttttcatcattttagCAATCCAAAAAGTTTGCAGCCATGAGCAGTTCCAGTGCAATCTCCGGAGCGATGGGGAATTCGGGTATTTCTGTGGAGCTGTTGGTGTAACGGACCTTGTAGGTGAAATACATGCAGACCTTGGACAGCACATGAGATGGGATCTCCCTGAAGTTCACTTCAttggtttcattttcagcaaATTGACCTGCAAAAGGGGAGTTATAGCAGATGTCATGATTAGTTTAACCTAAAGCAGGCTTTGAAAATCAGTATCACTAATCAATGACACACAGCTGCAAAGTGttcactgtcaaaaatgtatataGTAGTTTTTTTAACCTACAGAGGGATGGGATTTGAGAATcctatgaaaaagaaaagattcaAAATCACAGCATGTATTATATGTATAAAGGCAGCTCTCACACAGAAGGTGCATAGTGCCACCAGGTGGACAAGCACAATGGAACTGGGCTACATGAACTGTACGCCTTAACCTAAAATACAGGCTGATTCAGTCAATTATCCAGTTTAAACCTCATgtaaaaacaccaacaatacactatattaaaaaaattctACGTTTACTTATGCACAATCTGAAAGAATACAGATTGGCTGAAGATCCTCCAGTGCCAACTTCTTTAATCCACAATCACTATTAGTGCAGTAACAACTTCCACTTTATGGAATCATAACTATTAGAGGGGCACAACTGAAAACCAAAACATTAAGTTAAAAttatcaaatttaaaaactCTTCTAAAACCCCTCCAGTCCATAGTTTGCTCATTCCAACAGCTTAGATGTTGCTAGATGTTTGCAAGTTACCTTCACTGACACCATTACAAGTTCTTCCCCTCTTAGGCACTTGGTAGAGCTAACACTGATTTCGCAAACTACAAGCAATTTTCCCATCTCCAGGGGCATCTTATATAAACACTTTGCACACTTTCCATGTAAACACTGAATTTATTAAGACCAATCCTGAAAATGAGTATACTCCAACACAAACCTTCTTATGCACATTTTGGACACAGTTCAAAATGGCGATACCAGTGGAAAACCAATAAAGGATAATCATTTCAAATAGAAGTTTAAGGAATTCTTTATGCTCCACACCAAATTACAAAGACTTCTGACATGCTAAAATCCCAGAAAAGCAACTGGGTCTTTATTTGATGCTTTAGTTTACAATCCATGCTTCTAGTGTCGCTCTGCCCAATGCAACAAACTTGAGAACATCCCCACGCAGGTTTAATACCTGGGACTTGCCACCAGCCTGTCAGAACGAAAGAAGTTTCCTGGATAATAAGGGAAACGTCTTTGAGAATCTGCAAACAAGTCCGGTTGCCCTAAATTCAACTCTatgtggataaccatgacctggatgactgaaaACCTCCACAGACATCTGGCCCAACCAGTGGCACTGACAATTTGATGTGTAGCAATACACACCTTGGCATATCAGATcacttcttgttttatttttagttttaaagaGGGTCCAACTCTTAGAGCTGGCAACAGTaactgctgctgcaacaagttgtcactgaacaaactgtttgtGGTTGGTGAACTGAGGCCACCATCTTGTTCCAACATTACAATTTGCTTAAAGACAGACTGGAATAACAAGCAAATTTACAAGCATATCAGTATTCAAGAGGCTCGTTCTGTTCGTTCACGTGTATATCATTTCACGCTTATTgggatttattaaaaaaaactgcatgtcaATGTATGTACTGTGTCATAAATCTGCTTATTTTTGTCCAGGCAGATTTTAACTCTTTAGTTTGCATGTATCCATTTACTCTAATCTACATATCAATCCATAAATGAGGCCCATGATTACAAATTTGGGTTAACATCAAGTCATACTGAGGACATGTTCATTTTCAAGTAAAAGGACTGATTTTTGTGGCTTATGGGTCTTTAATTTCTCAGCTCTGGATTAGTCTTCATTGCTCATTGTTTGGGTGACCAAACACTTAGGCTAACTTTATTTCTGACAGCAGCCAAAGGTGTAACAGTATGGCCTATTCATTACAGAGATGCCATTCCAGACCACTGGATTTACTGACAGACAATTTGCTAGGTaattttttacctttttctaGACATGACTGACTCTTACTGGATTAAAAGTAAATATCTTCTAATAAaacaattccagtttgaaaagACCTTTATGAGCTgggtatatactgtatatataggtTTGCCCCAAGTTGATATGTCTCTGGATCCTCACCTGGCCCGCTCAACATGGCTTTGATAGTTCCAGACGTCAAGGCGTGTTCTCTTTTCACAATGAATTCATGGCCATCTGAAGAGATCAGTTTCACATACATGGCATCTGGGCCTTCACAGCCACCATAGGTTTTCTCTTCACCATCTGCAGTGGAACACAAATCCAACATCTCAAGCAGCCTGAGGTACTAGACGCAAATCTGACCAACTTCAATGGTTCTATTAGCCTAAGAGTAGGTTCATTAAACGTACTCCCGGCTGAATCTGAACTACCACGTTAGGTAAACAGACTAAAATGACAGTGTAAGCGTTAGATTAACGTTAGATCAATAAATAACTCACCCATTCTGTCCTGGATTTTCTGTTAATCCTGGAAGGAACGCAGAGACACATTAAATATAAACGTAAACACCTGCCCTTATAACTTACAGCCAGCAACATATTGGGAGATTTGGTCTCTTAAATATATTGACGTTACACtagagacacacagatacacttgCGTTAACTTTAGCACGGCCTAAAACGTTTAAACCACGCTAACCAGCGGTAACTAGCCTAGCATGGAAGCCAGATTTCTGCGTGGGGGTGTCCGACAAAAAGTAGTGCGGACCCCCCCTAAACCCCTGGGGAATTTCTTCCTAAACGAGCACATAACATTACTGGTTTGAGTTTTTATAAACCGAACAACATCCACCGTGTCAAAGTTTTTACGACGAAACAATTTGTTTGTTCCGCAAAATTCGTTTCACAGATTTCCGTGACAACATATACTCATGTTGGGTTTCGACATCAAACGTGTATTCGTGTCTCAGTCCAAGATCAAAATAAACTATTAACTTCAAAAGGTCCACGAATGTACAATTAGCACGAGTAATTCGTACTctcaaattattaaaatattacaatatcggGGTATAAAGGGGGGTCCGTATCGTTACGTTATCCGTGAAATAGCTGTTTTAACATATCACTCTGTTGGCCTTAATCAAATATCAGATACATTATGGTTGTAGTAGTGGCTATCACCACCCAAAAATGTGTGTTAGTTCAGCCTCCATCAGCTAATATACTACGTTAGTTAGCTGAACTCTATTAGCTAGCGAGCTAACGCCAAAACGTTAGCTAACGCCTAGCTAGCCAAGCAAACGGTTTAATTTCGAGTATTCGCCGCCCGGTGTCCTCCATTCAGACCTCGTAAATAGTCCGAGAGGATCCAAACAACTGAGTAATGATAAAGACAACAACATGTAATCTGACGGTAAAAGTGATTTCTTTTTACCACACTGCAGTAGAATGTGAAGTAGAGAGCTCGCTTCGGCTAACGCTTGCCACCTAGCTGTTGACACCCGGAACTAGTTTGATATAAACAGCCGTGCGCGTCCAAATGTCTTCCGTAGGAACTCAACTGCACAGACAAACGGTCCGCCTCGTACACGTTTATCTCTTGCATACGAAACCTTCAAAGACGGCTGTGTAATGTTGCTTGATTCACACATataataaagtacatctattgATTCACGCAATGAGAAGTTTGGAAAAGCATAAAACAACGTGCAGTGAATGAGAGCTGGGATATAAGTTTTTATTTCTGAATTATGAACTTGTACCCCCAGCGTCCAGTATTTGCCAGTGTCACAGGAGAAATGTTATTCGAAAGAGAGGATGATGGATGTgtatgtataatgtataatgtataatgtataattattattcttattattattttatagcgACATGAGATAACTTCACACTTACTTACATACAGACCACATTTGACCAGTGATGACATTGCTCTGCTacccagcagggggcgcctGTGTTTCAGGTTACTGTTCCTTAATGTCCCTGCTGGCAGTGATGAGAGAGAACAGGTGCTGATTTAGCATGACAGAGACATTCTGCAAGCCCATA
Coding sequences within it:
- the eloca gene encoding elongin C paralog a, with the translated sequence MDGEEKTYGGCEGPDAMYVKLISSDGHEFIVKREHALTSGTIKAMLSGPGQFAENETNEVNFREIPSHVLSKVCMYFTYKVRYTNSSTEIPEFPIAPEIALELLMAANFLDC